A genomic stretch from Anaerolinea thermophila UNI-1 includes:
- a CDS encoding RNA recognition motif domain-containing protein — MNIYVGNLPFSANEDDLRSAFAAYGTVTSAAVIKDQFSGQSRGFGFVEMPNQAEAEAAIQGLNGKELKGRALRVNEARPREERRPGGDRPRRPGGGDRRNDRRGW; from the coding sequence ATGAATATCTATGTAGGAAACCTGCCGTTCTCAGCCAATGAAGACGATCTGCGCAGCGCATTTGCTGCCTACGGCACCGTCACTTCCGCCGCCGTGATCAAGGACCAGTTCTCGGGTCAGTCCCGCGGTTTCGGCTTCGTGGAAATGCCCAATCAGGCTGAGGCAGAAGCCGCCATTCAGGGGCTCAACGGTAAGGAACTCAAAGGGCGCGCCCTGCGCGTCAACGAAGCTCGTCCCCGCGAAGAGCGCCGCCCCGGCGGAGACCGCCCGCGACGCCCCGGTGGCGGAGATCGCCGCAATGACCGCCGCGGCTGGTAG
- a CDS encoding ABC transporter ATP-binding protein, which produces MAYLSLTGLSKRFGQTIAVEDFNLEIERGELVSFLGPSGCGKTTTLRMIAGFEYPTTGQIVLDGVEITHLPPNRRQIGMVFQSYALFPNLTVGENIAFGLKIAKRPAEEIRQTVEEMLNLIHLSNYGDRYPYQLSGGQQQRVALARALAIRPRVLLLDEPLSALDAKIRVELREEIRRIQQTLGITAVYVTHDQEEALSLSDRVVVMNAGHIEQAGTPFEVYNYPKTRFVASFIGQLNLLPVRVSDPARGVVLFKDTPIQVETPAALAGVSEATLALRPEELNLGEVVGRNHLRGKVLDVMFLGAIVRVRVDLQGDEVLADLFNERQMILPKVGEEVTLNFPPHACWIIQG; this is translated from the coding sequence ATGGCGTATTTGAGTTTGACAGGGCTTTCCAAACGATTTGGACAAACCATTGCCGTTGAGGACTTCAACCTCGAAATCGAACGCGGGGAACTGGTCTCGTTTCTCGGACCCAGCGGGTGCGGGAAAACCACCACCCTGCGCATGATTGCCGGATTCGAGTACCCCACCACCGGTCAGATTGTGCTGGACGGGGTGGAGATTACCCACCTGCCGCCCAACCGCCGTCAGATTGGCATGGTGTTCCAGTCGTATGCCCTGTTTCCCAACCTGACCGTAGGCGAAAACATCGCCTTTGGCTTGAAGATTGCCAAACGCCCCGCCGAGGAAATCCGCCAGACGGTAGAGGAAATGCTGAATTTGATTCATTTGAGCAACTACGGCGACCGCTACCCCTACCAGTTGTCCGGTGGGCAACAGCAGAGGGTGGCTCTGGCGCGCGCGCTGGCGATCCGTCCGCGGGTGCTTTTGCTGGATGAACCCCTCTCGGCGCTGGATGCCAAAATCCGCGTGGAACTGCGCGAGGAAATCCGCCGTATTCAGCAGACGCTGGGCATCACGGCAGTGTACGTCACCCACGATCAGGAAGAAGCCCTCTCGCTGTCCGACCGCGTGGTGGTGATGAATGCCGGGCATATCGAACAAGCCGGCACGCCCTTTGAGGTGTACAACTACCCCAAAACGCGCTTTGTGGCGTCTTTCATCGGGCAGTTGAACCTGTTGCCCGTGCGGGTGAGCGATCCGGCACGCGGGGTGGTGCTGTTTAAAGACACCCCCATCCAGGTGGAGACGCCTGCGGCGCTGGCTGGGGTGAGCGAAGCCACCCTGGCACTGCGCCCCGAGGAACTCAACCTGGGCGAGGTTGTTGGGCGCAATCACCTGCGCGGAAAAGTGCTGGATGTGATGTTCCTGGGCGCGATTGTGCGCGTGCGTGTGGATTTGCAGGGGGACGAAGTCCTGGCAGACCTGTTCAACGAACGGCAGATGATTCTGCCCAAAGTGGGCGAAGAGGTGACGCTTAATTTTCCACCGCATGCCTGCTGGATTATTCAGGGGTAA
- a CDS encoding ABC transporter substrate-binding protein, which produces MFFSGKSHWVRLLSLVLLVAMLASCTATPTAKPAEPGADNGALQPLVDAAKQEGTLTTIALPHDWCNYGEAIETFKAKYGIKVNELNPDASSAEEIEAIKANKESKGPQAPDVIDVGYAFGPQLIDEGLAMPYKVSTWDSIPANLKNADGYWYGDYYGVMAFEVNKDVVQNVPQDWADLLKPEYKNQVALAGDPRISAQAQMSVYAAALASGGSLDDVQPGLEFFKKLNEAGNFVPVIAKQSTLAKGETPVVLRWDYNALADKKALEGNPEIEVVIPKSGVIAGVYIQAISAYAPHPNAAKLWMEFLYSDEGQLIWLKGGCRPVRFDDMLKRNAIPQDLLAQLPPAELYAKAVFPSIEQLNAARAAIAENWDKVVGADVK; this is translated from the coding sequence ATGTTCTTTTCTGGAAAGTCCCATTGGGTGCGCCTGCTGAGCCTGGTGTTGCTGGTTGCCATGCTGGCTTCCTGCACCGCCACGCCCACTGCCAAACCGGCTGAACCGGGCGCCGACAACGGCGCGCTTCAGCCGCTGGTGGACGCCGCCAAGCAGGAAGGCACGCTGACCACCATCGCCCTGCCGCACGACTGGTGCAACTACGGCGAAGCCATCGAAACCTTCAAAGCCAAGTACGGCATCAAGGTCAACGAATTGAACCCCGATGCCAGTTCCGCTGAGGAAATCGAAGCCATCAAAGCCAACAAAGAGAGCAAGGGTCCCCAAGCCCCGGATGTGATTGACGTGGGCTACGCGTTCGGTCCGCAGTTGATTGACGAGGGCTTAGCCATGCCCTACAAAGTTTCCACCTGGGACAGCATTCCCGCCAACCTGAAGAACGCCGACGGCTACTGGTACGGCGATTACTACGGCGTGATGGCGTTCGAGGTCAACAAGGACGTGGTTCAAAACGTCCCGCAGGACTGGGCTGACCTGCTCAAGCCGGAGTACAAGAATCAGGTGGCTCTGGCGGGCGATCCGCGCATCTCCGCGCAGGCGCAGATGAGCGTGTACGCCGCGGCGCTGGCAAGCGGCGGCTCGCTGGATGACGTCCAGCCCGGGCTGGAGTTCTTCAAGAAACTCAACGAAGCGGGCAACTTTGTGCCGGTGATTGCCAAGCAGTCCACCCTTGCCAAGGGCGAGACCCCCGTCGTCCTGCGCTGGGACTACAACGCCCTGGCGGACAAGAAAGCCCTGGAAGGCAACCCTGAAATCGAAGTCGTCATCCCCAAGAGCGGTGTGATTGCCGGCGTGTACATTCAAGCCATCAGCGCCTATGCCCCGCACCCCAACGCCGCCAAATTGTGGATGGAGTTCCTCTACTCTGACGAGGGTCAGTTGATCTGGCTCAAAGGCGGATGCCGCCCGGTGCGCTTCGATGACATGCTCAAACGCAATGCCATTCCGCAGGATCTGCTGGCGCAACTGCCCCCCGCAGAACTGTACGCCAAAGCGGTTTTCCCCTCCATCGAGCAGTTGAACGCCGCGCGCGCGGCGATTGCCGAGAACTGGGATAAAGTAGTCGGCGCAGACGTCAAATAA
- a CDS encoding ABC transporter permease gives MPQGQTIPLRQRLLSWFFLLLGALYFFLPLVATLEFSMRAKKGVLSFLAYERVLRDPKFVQAFTFSLELALLTVIVAVILVVPTAYWIRLRLPQLRPIVEFITLIPFVVPAIVLVFGLIRVFSRPPLLLTNSETGTQILLIAGYVVLVLPYMYRAVDTGLQALDIRTLTEAAQSLGADWWTIITRIIFPNLRSAILSGAFLTITIVMGELTMASFLVGLRAFGPYMSQVGQNRAYEGAALAVISFLLTWAFTTLFQFVGRRALGGDQTFAAR, from the coding sequence ATGCCTCAAGGACAAACCATTCCGCTCCGTCAGCGCCTGCTTTCCTGGTTCTTTCTCTTGCTGGGCGCGCTGTACTTCTTCCTGCCTCTGGTGGCTACGCTGGAGTTTTCCATGCGGGCAAAGAAAGGCGTGCTCAGTTTTCTGGCGTATGAGCGCGTTCTGCGCGACCCCAAATTCGTGCAGGCGTTCACCTTCTCGCTTGAACTGGCGCTTCTTACAGTCATCGTGGCGGTGATTCTGGTGGTGCCCACCGCCTACTGGATTCGCCTGCGCCTGCCGCAACTGCGCCCCATCGTGGAGTTCATCACCCTCATCCCCTTTGTCGTGCCTGCCATTGTGCTGGTCTTCGGGTTGATTCGCGTCTTCAGCCGCCCGCCGCTGCTGTTGACCAATTCGGAAACCGGCACGCAGATTCTGCTGATTGCCGGGTATGTGGTGCTGGTGTTGCCGTATATGTACCGCGCGGTGGATACCGGCTTGCAGGCGCTGGACATCCGCACGCTCACCGAAGCCGCCCAGAGTTTGGGGGCTGACTGGTGGACGATTATCACCCGCATCATCTTCCCCAACCTGCGCAGTGCCATTTTGAGCGGTGCGTTCCTCACCATCACCATCGTCATGGGCGAGTTGACCATGGCGTCCTTCCTGGTGGGATTGCGCGCCTTTGGCCCGTACATGTCGCAGGTGGGGCAAAACCGCGCTTACGAGGGCGCCGCGCTGGCGGTCATCAGTTTCCTGCTCACGTGGGCGTTTACCACGCTGTTCCAGTTTGTCGGCAGGCGCGCGCTGGGCGGCGATCAGACCTTTGCGGCTCGTTAA
- a CDS encoding carboxypeptidase-like regulatory domain-containing protein, whose product MKNKKINGILGLLAAGMAVLFLIQQITVQAQTQPKVSHNACVGNCVVDVFFLHSEQSDSVAEEVYHRWYDTYYTLTDCDNSWGSRFSFLLDVIGEIVGAPGAPTLQCWQGVLGVANSCERSCNEYFLKDAKYAPNVKVSLLSVEQGYAEVKVDNHSNTDELPERVPNAYSRTFRLQTYLRYGEGTPLLVNQQDMPSLSFPNWIARGGYSNCISAFGVEEQRCTLLSAFLIPNEITTAVEFGNGALYDLTAQVEDLSEANGSFSSDGYVRLLSDGDSLTIRQGDFAGVAWIKTHNKSKDTHSQKIIPWDARNGSVTITNHECNTILSTCWITGDRTEVDTYVIALHGPAEKMLPGYYQVEVVAEMEHDKNIADNRAVYDYDAVPESTQTGGNEGTTQPLKVSDLPIVDLPGAGIYDEQIPDGMPGVMYRLSVPAPLQKLTVSVIPQSAHAFQTFVRRGEIPVPDYPTINNDFDCWMQANPEFYDVCPYGSLPAGEVYLFVKGDAGSAYQVKIDWVLRSATPTLSAQATPTPQATPLLTQEALTLSEVEDNGQRATANAWNLQAPFTGQVTLYDTDYLSITLPQTGIYTFTLTPFSPNLQASLRLHRFEIGDIIYTARAPARGSPAVLTFGGLAGEQYYLSVYAGNLRNSDPAQTYQLALTRLTPDPDEPNDSRQQAVSWDVSAPYQGYLIRMLYDRDYLKVQFPQSGIYTLQAEDLEQTQRLTLSLRSLRGDTLLSARANTRGAPARLTFDASAGEEFLLVLSGEYTFGQPNPYRVSVAEMIPDPHEPNDERQQATFWDVSQGSIQGYMWDGIRGSADYYQIVAPPTRENSAVTFTLTNPSPEMTLNLSLINARGSTLKTVNSPKGQAVELSAALEAHKTYYLRVYSLNNKKSSAPYTLSASYTPEDSQTGAQAVRTIRATVRTLSSGLVPLPLPGVEIYARVDGKPEILLGKTNRLGSLASNLEVSAGQEITLRTVKPNMEFTPAQDVWVVDETSRGHRWTFYGSESPVVYSTPEATHTPAVSTMTPSPKPRETQTHTPRPSATPQPTFTPALPSATPMPEQGRITGYLWRLFPDSPPAGVGAGEVLLTINGVEQPVVRSMIDGSYTIPLPALQAGDVLRLSARGQEDRFEPEAYEWKAEEGVSEWFYEFYSYWGTITPPARDDQNKLSGRVTDAQGRGVPGVYIIVQMGKSDALQRLGPTDADGYYQGYVRLPSRIMVTVWVDPPGFVPSRQQFFHAYAPEDRTLNFFRAEGR is encoded by the coding sequence ATGAAAAACAAGAAAATCAATGGGATTCTCGGCTTGCTGGCGGCAGGAATGGCGGTTTTGTTCCTGATTCAACAAATCACCGTCCAGGCGCAGACCCAACCTAAAGTCTCTCACAACGCCTGCGTGGGCAATTGCGTGGTGGATGTCTTTTTTCTGCATTCCGAGCAGAGCGATTCGGTGGCTGAGGAAGTCTATCACCGCTGGTACGACACCTACTACACCCTGACCGACTGCGATAACAGTTGGGGAAGCAGGTTTTCCTTTCTGCTGGACGTCATTGGCGAAATTGTGGGCGCGCCGGGCGCGCCGACCCTGCAGTGCTGGCAGGGGGTGCTGGGGGTAGCCAATTCCTGCGAGCGTTCCTGCAACGAATATTTCCTGAAAGACGCCAAATATGCGCCCAACGTAAAAGTCTCCCTGCTTTCGGTAGAGCAGGGGTATGCCGAAGTTAAAGTGGATAACCACTCCAACACCGATGAACTGCCTGAGCGCGTTCCCAACGCTTACAGCCGAACCTTCCGCCTGCAGACGTACCTGCGCTATGGAGAAGGCACTCCCCTGCTGGTGAATCAACAGGATATGCCCAGTTTGAGTTTCCCCAACTGGATTGCCCGCGGGGGGTATTCGAACTGCATCAGCGCTTTTGGCGTTGAGGAACAGCGCTGTACCCTTTTGAGCGCTTTCCTCATCCCCAATGAAATCACCACCGCAGTAGAGTTTGGCAACGGCGCTTTGTACGACCTGACCGCTCAGGTTGAGGACTTATCCGAAGCCAATGGGTCATTCTCCAGCGACGGCTATGTGCGCCTGCTCAGCGATGGGGACAGCCTCACCATCCGGCAGGGCGATTTTGCCGGGGTGGCATGGATTAAGACGCACAACAAATCCAAAGATACTCACTCCCAGAAAATCATCCCCTGGGACGCCCGCAACGGCTCGGTGACCATTACCAATCACGAGTGCAACACCATCCTTTCCACTTGCTGGATTACCGGAGACCGTACTGAAGTGGATACCTATGTGATTGCCCTGCACGGTCCCGCCGAGAAGATGCTTCCAGGGTATTATCAGGTTGAAGTGGTGGCGGAGATGGAACACGACAAGAACATCGCCGACAACCGCGCCGTTTATGACTATGATGCCGTCCCCGAAAGCACTCAAACCGGCGGGAACGAAGGCACCACCCAACCCCTGAAGGTCAGCGACTTGCCGATTGTGGACTTGCCCGGCGCAGGCATCTACGACGAGCAAATTCCGGACGGTATGCCTGGGGTGATGTACCGCCTCAGCGTGCCTGCACCCCTGCAAAAACTCACCGTGAGCGTGATTCCCCAATCTGCCCATGCTTTCCAAACCTTTGTCCGCCGCGGAGAAATTCCCGTACCCGATTACCCCACCATCAACAATGATTTCGACTGCTGGATGCAAGCCAACCCCGAATTTTATGACGTGTGTCCTTACGGCAGTCTGCCCGCCGGCGAGGTGTATCTCTTCGTCAAAGGGGACGCCGGGAGCGCCTATCAGGTGAAGATTGATTGGGTATTGCGCTCGGCTACGCCCACCCTCTCGGCGCAGGCAACACCCACCCCGCAAGCCACGCCTCTGCTCACTCAAGAGGCGCTCACCCTGAGCGAAGTTGAGGACAACGGACAGCGCGCGACTGCCAACGCCTGGAATCTGCAGGCGCCGTTTACCGGTCAGGTGACCCTGTATGACACAGATTACCTTTCAATCACCCTGCCGCAGACCGGCATCTACACCTTCACCCTCACGCCCTTCAGCCCGAATCTTCAAGCCAGCCTGCGCTTGCACCGTTTTGAGATCGGCGACATCATTTACACTGCCCGCGCTCCTGCAAGAGGCAGTCCGGCAGTGTTAACCTTTGGCGGGCTGGCGGGCGAGCAGTACTATCTCTCGGTGTACGCCGGTAATCTCCGCAACAGTGACCCGGCGCAAACCTATCAGTTGGCTCTGACCCGCTTGACCCCCGACCCGGACGAACCCAACGACTCCCGCCAGCAAGCCGTTTCCTGGGACGTGAGTGCGCCTTACCAGGGATACCTCATCCGCATGTTGTACGACCGGGATTACCTGAAGGTGCAGTTTCCCCAGTCGGGCATTTACACGCTTCAGGCGGAAGACCTGGAGCAGACGCAGAGATTGACCCTCTCGCTGAGATCTCTCCGCGGGGATACCCTCCTGTCTGCGCGGGCAAACACGCGCGGCGCTCCCGCCCGTCTGACCTTCGATGCCTCTGCCGGCGAGGAATTTTTGCTTGTCCTGTCCGGCGAATACACCTTTGGTCAGCCCAATCCCTACCGGGTAAGCGTGGCGGAGATGATTCCCGACCCGCACGAACCCAACGATGAGCGTCAGCAAGCTACTTTTTGGGATGTTTCTCAGGGATCGATTCAGGGGTACATGTGGGACGGCATCCGGGGATCGGCAGATTACTATCAGATTGTGGCTCCCCCAACCCGGGAGAACAGCGCGGTTACCTTCACCCTCACCAATCCATCGCCGGAGATGACGCTCAACCTTTCGCTCATCAACGCCAGAGGCTCTACCCTGAAAACCGTCAATTCACCTAAAGGACAGGCGGTGGAACTGAGCGCCGCCCTGGAAGCCCACAAGACCTACTATCTTCGGGTGTACTCTCTCAACAACAAGAAATCGTCCGCTCCCTACACCCTCAGCGCATCCTATACACCGGAAGACTCCCAAACCGGCGCGCAGGCGGTCAGAACCATTCGCGCCACTGTTCGGACGTTATCCAGCGGGCTTGTTCCCCTGCCCTTGCCGGGGGTGGAAATCTACGCGCGGGTAGACGGCAAACCGGAGATCCTGCTCGGCAAGACCAACCGCCTGGGCAGTCTGGCGTCCAACCTGGAAGTATCCGCCGGGCAGGAAATCACCCTGCGGACGGTTAAGCCGAACATGGAGTTCACCCCAGCGCAAGACGTATGGGTGGTGGATGAGACGTCCCGCGGTCACCGCTGGACGTTTTACGGAAGCGAATCGCCGGTGGTTTACTCCACCCCCGAAGCCACACACACGCCCGCCGTCTCCACAATGACGCCTTCGCCCAAACCCCGCGAGACGCAGACACATACGCCGCGGCCTTCAGCCACGCCCCAGCCCACCTTCACCCCGGCATTGCCCAGCGCAACCCCCATGCCCGAACAGGGGCGCATCACCGGCTATCTCTGGCGGTTATTCCCCGATTCGCCCCCTGCCGGCGTGGGCGCCGGGGAAGTTTTGCTGACCATCAACGGCGTGGAGCAACCTGTTGTCAGAAGCATGATTGACGGCTCTTACACCATCCCGCTCCCTGCGTTGCAGGCAGGAGATGTCCTGCGCCTCTCCGCGCGCGGACAGGAAGACCGGTTTGAGCCTGAAGCGTACGAGTGGAAGGCAGAAGAAGGGGTGAGCGAGTGGTTTTACGAGTTTTATTCTTACTGGGGAACCATTACGCCGCCCGCGCGCGATGACCAGAATAAACTCTCCGGCAGGGTGACCGACGCGCAGGGGAGGGGGGTCCCCGGCGTTTACATCATTGTCCAGATGGGCAAATCCGACGCGCTCCAGCGCCTGGGTCCCACCGATGCGGATGGGTATTATCAGGGCTATGTGCGCCTGCCCAGTCGCATCATGGTCACCGTGTGGGTGGACCCGCCCGGCTTTGTGCCTTCGCGCCAGCAGTTTTTCCACGCCTACGCCCCCGAAGACCGCACCCTGAACTTTTTCCGGGCAGAAGGACGGTGA
- a CDS encoding TolB family protein, with product MQWQQWSPDGEEIAFTYNAGDGQGTSIYLIRPDGSGLRKLASRAAEPVWSPDGSQIYFFSNLTGQVEIWRIRRDGSGLQQVSSLYPQVNVDHSLRISPDGAQLAFYGVGPEVAEYGTEIYVLNVDGSNLRSITLSRGQEEWLDW from the coding sequence GTGCAGTGGCAGCAGTGGTCGCCGGACGGCGAAGAAATTGCCTTTACCTACAATGCGGGAGATGGGCAGGGAACCAGTATTTACCTCATTCGCCCCGATGGAAGCGGGTTGCGCAAACTGGCTTCTCGCGCCGCAGAGCCGGTCTGGTCTCCCGACGGCAGTCAGATTTACTTCTTTTCCAACCTGACGGGGCAGGTGGAAATCTGGCGTATCCGCCGCGATGGCAGTGGACTGCAACAGGTATCCAGCCTTTACCCGCAGGTGAATGTGGATCATTCGCTGAGGATCTCGCCCGACGGCGCTCAACTGGCGTTTTACGGGGTGGGTCCCGAGGTCGCCGAGTACGGCACAGAAATTTACGTATTGAACGTTGACGGCTCAAATTTGAGAAGTATCACTCTATCCCGAGGGCAGGAAGAGTGGCTGGACTGGTAA
- a CDS encoding SH3 domain-containing protein, which translates to MSVLETRFDPLVHGFLFFEPSEEALELPLPYGGRLSLEKLVHGLAAGMTFAALDRFHAGVFFPLDQPSAALRVWLRDRQADCLTPQTVMEMLQLRLMEPSARRALLWRRASGTVRRQMQRGNPLALALVGVETCDFGVLMAYERRTDRELRWRVYNPALPDETLHLTVEALEEGIRLTAGERRWDGFLVLPYHPQPVPAFLQTRPAGFARASAEAVSEPAETGAAFEALEARAALAEPMPEGVEGAGALAEPAGADIRLRWPVDSRRINQYFGENPATYKPFGLPGHEGLDLYAPDGANIYAAADGVVEMAGHPSGHPYGLQIRLRHEVNGRVFRTIYAHLSKILVRQNDSVKAGDLIGLADNTGNSFGSHLHLTLKIEGARTPGYPAEIVDPLPYLEQMAPPPPAPTPVEPLPPESGIEVFTTAPLNLREQPNTQANVRAGIPAGERLMTLGDPAQIQARVGKEGQWLQVRTAGGTTGWVAAWYVQRVDQTQPPSDVVVYPVGAVNLRSGPGTGFDVIATLQPTDALTVLGTGDLARAKIGKQGEWLQVQTAQGQRGYVAAWLVHLTGQAPAPTGLVVYPLGALNVRARPALDANVLAVAVAGEALEVLGDRAEAQAKLGKQGEWLNVRTPQKFVGYVAAWLVVAQKPTQPTAPETLLLKASVDLNLRAQPTLNAPRVGGIRTGETFRVLETDLTAAGAKVGKTGEWIYGENPQGVRGWAAAWFLIPKEP; encoded by the coding sequence ATGAGCGTACTGGAAACGCGTTTTGACCCGCTGGTGCATGGCTTTCTGTTCTTTGAGCCGTCCGAAGAAGCCCTGGAACTTCCCCTGCCTTACGGGGGCAGGTTAAGCCTGGAAAAACTGGTGCATGGACTGGCAGCCGGCATGACCTTTGCCGCGCTGGATCGTTTTCATGCCGGAGTCTTTTTTCCGCTGGATCAACCCAGCGCGGCGTTGCGCGTCTGGCTGCGCGACCGTCAGGCGGACTGTCTGACCCCGCAGACCGTGATGGAGATGCTGCAGTTGCGTCTGATGGAGCCATCTGCCCGGCGTGCCTTGCTCTGGCGGCGGGCGAGCGGTACGGTGCGGCGCCAAATGCAGCGCGGAAATCCGCTTGCCCTGGCGCTGGTCGGTGTGGAGACCTGCGACTTTGGCGTCCTGATGGCATACGAACGGCGCACGGACAGGGAACTGCGCTGGCGGGTGTACAACCCGGCGTTGCCAGATGAAACGCTCCATCTCACCGTGGAGGCGTTGGAGGAAGGCATTCGGTTGACCGCCGGGGAACGCCGTTGGGATGGCTTTCTGGTCTTGCCGTACCATCCTCAACCGGTGCCGGCTTTTCTGCAAACCCGCCCTGCGGGCTTTGCCAGGGCATCGGCTGAAGCGGTGTCTGAGCCCGCCGAAACCGGCGCTGCCTTCGAGGCGCTTGAGGCGCGCGCCGCGCTTGCCGAGCCGATGCCTGAGGGCGTTGAAGGCGCCGGGGCGCTTGCCGAACCTGCCGGGGCAGACATCCGCTTGCGCTGGCCCGTGGACAGCCGCCGCATCAACCAGTACTTCGGCGAAAACCCTGCCACGTACAAACCCTTTGGTTTGCCCGGGCATGAGGGCTTGGACCTGTATGCCCCTGACGGCGCCAATATCTACGCCGCCGCCGATGGGGTGGTGGAGATGGCAGGACATCCCTCAGGACACCCCTACGGTTTGCAGATTCGCCTGCGTCACGAAGTCAACGGCAGGGTATTCCGCACCATCTATGCGCATCTCTCCAAAATTCTGGTGCGCCAGAACGACAGCGTTAAAGCCGGGGACCTGATCGGGCTGGCAGATAACACCGGTAATTCCTTCGGCTCGCATCTGCACCTGACGCTGAAAATCGAAGGCGCCAGGACGCCCGGGTATCCTGCTGAAATTGTGGACCCCCTGCCGTATCTGGAGCAGATGGCCCCGCCCCCGCCTGCGCCGACACCGGTTGAACCTTTGCCCCCGGAGAGCGGGATAGAAGTGTTCACCACCGCGCCGCTCAACCTGCGGGAACAGCCCAACACGCAGGCAAACGTGCGCGCGGGCATCCCCGCGGGCGAACGGCTGATGACGCTGGGCGACCCGGCGCAGATTCAGGCACGTGTGGGCAAAGAGGGGCAGTGGCTGCAGGTGCGCACCGCCGGGGGGACAACGGGATGGGTGGCGGCATGGTACGTCCAGCGTGTGGATCAAACGCAACCGCCCTCGGATGTGGTGGTCTATCCGGTGGGCGCGGTCAATCTGCGCAGTGGACCCGGCACGGGGTTTGACGTGATTGCGACCCTGCAACCCACCGACGCGCTGACCGTGCTGGGCACCGGCGACCTGGCGCGGGCGAAAATCGGCAAGCAGGGGGAGTGGCTTCAGGTGCAGACCGCCCAGGGACAGCGCGGGTATGTAGCCGCCTGGCTGGTGCATCTGACCGGGCAGGCGCCCGCTCCCACCGGGCTGGTGGTGTACCCGCTGGGCGCGCTCAACGTGCGCGCCCGTCCGGCGCTGGACGCCAATGTGCTGGCGGTTGCCGTGGCAGGCGAAGCCCTGGAAGTGCTGGGCGACCGCGCCGAAGCGCAAGCCAAACTGGGCAAACAGGGCGAATGGCTGAATGTGCGCACCCCGCAGAAGTTTGTGGGCTATGTAGCGGCCTGGCTGGTGGTGGCTCAGAAGCCTACCCAGCCCACTGCCCCGGAAACCCTGTTGCTCAAAGCCAGCGTGGACCTTAACCTGCGGGCTCAGCCCACCCTCAACGCCCCGCGCGTGGGGGGCATCCGCACCGGCGAGACCTTCCGCGTGCTGGAAACCGACCTCACCGCGGCGGGGGCGAAAGTGGGCAAGACCGGCGAATGGATTTATGGCGAAAATCCGCAGGGGGTGCGCGGCTGGGCGGCGGCGTGGTTTCTCATCCCCAAAGAGCCGTAA
- a CDS encoding ABC transporter permease: MSPALLRQSGNEGGLGLRPASPSSPPRAPKQSGLWAWAGVAPFFLFALLFMLLPSLSLLVGSFRDAQGNFTLENIRSLFTPSILSAYSISIRISLVTALGGALFGFLLAYAVILGGLPRWARDALLTFSGVASNFAGVPLAFAFVATLGRLGMLTVFLKAIGIDLYEAGFNLYSFWGLSFTYMYFQFPLMVLIIAPALEGLKREWREAAENLGATAWQYWRMVALPILTPSILGAIILLFGNAFGAYATALSLTGGLINLITILIGAQMMGDVLYNPGLGYALSFGMIVVMALNMVVYYFLRKRSERWLKR, from the coding sequence ATGAGTCCCGCATTGCTTCGCCAATCGGGCAATGAGGGGGGGCTGGGACTGCGTCCCGCCTCCCCTTCTTCCCCTCCCCGCGCCCCAAAGCAGAGCGGGCTTTGGGCATGGGCAGGGGTTGCCCCCTTCTTCCTGTTTGCTTTGCTCTTCATGCTGTTGCCCTCGCTCTCTCTGCTGGTGGGCAGTTTCCGCGATGCGCAGGGCAACTTCACCCTGGAGAATATCCGCAGTCTCTTCACCCCCTCCATCCTCAGCGCCTATTCCATCAGCATCCGCATCAGCCTGGTGACGGCGCTGGGCGGGGCGCTGTTTGGCTTCCTGCTGGCGTATGCCGTCATTCTGGGCGGACTGCCGCGCTGGGCGCGTGATGCCTTGCTGACCTTTTCGGGGGTGGCTTCCAACTTTGCCGGTGTGCCGCTGGCGTTTGCCTTCGTGGCTACCCTCGGACGGTTGGGCATGCTCACCGTCTTCCTGAAAGCCATCGGCATTGACCTGTACGAAGCCGGCTTCAACCTGTACAGTTTCTGGGGGTTGAGTTTTACCTACATGTACTTCCAGTTCCCCCTGATGGTGCTGATCATTGCCCCGGCGCTGGAAGGGCTGAAGCGCGAGTGGCGCGAAGCCGCTGAAAACCTCGGCGCCACTGCCTGGCAGTACTGGCGCATGGTGGCACTGCCCATCCTGACCCCCTCGATTCTCGGCGCCATCATCCTGCTGTTTGGCAATGCCTTTGGTGCATACGCTACAGCGCTCTCGCTGACTGGCGGGCTGATTAATCTCATCACCATTCTCATCGGCGCGCAGATGATGGGCGACGTGCTGTACAACCCCGGTTTGGGCTATGCGCTTTCGTTCGGCATGATTGTGGTCATGGCGCTCAATATGGTGGTGTACTACTTCCTGCGCAAGCGCAGTGAGCGCTGGCTGAAACGGTAA